One stretch of Prunus persica cultivar Lovell chromosome G1, Prunus_persica_NCBIv2, whole genome shotgun sequence DNA includes these proteins:
- the LOC18789643 gene encoding transcription factor MYB14 — protein sequence MVRAPCCEKMGLKKGPWTSEEDQILVSFIQKYGHGNWRALPKQAGLLRCGKSCRLRWINYLRPDIKRGNFTREEEEAIIKLHEMLGNRWSAIAARLPGRTDNEIKNVWHTHLKKRLKDKTSTSSPASSTSNVTSQSAEPENMISPQPSSSSSDVSSVTEVSAALTDDNHRDMITMKGENMELSETFPEIDDSFWSEALSADNSSIPLEFPEATNDQAQPQFPITENDSGELGFTFGPNMDDGMEFWYDLFIKAGHGDTPKLPEF from the exons ATGGTGAGAGCTCCTTGCTGCGAGAAGATGGGATTGAAGAAAGGGCCATGGACGTCTGAAGAAGACCAAATTCTAGTTTCCTTCATCCAAAAATATGGTCATGGAAACTGGCGTGCCCTGCCAAAGCAAGCTG GCTTGTTGAGATGTGGGAAGAGCTGCAGACTCCGGTGGATAAACTATTTGAGACCCGATATCAAGAGAGGAAACTTCacaagagaagaagaggaagctaTCATTAAGTTGCATGAAATGCTGGGTAACAG GTGGTCAGCAATTGCAGCAAGATTACCAGGACGCACAGACAACGAGATAAAAAATGTATGGCACACCCATTTGAAGAAAAGACTCAAAGATAAGACTTCAACCTCATCACCAGCAAGCAGTACTTCCAATGTCACAAGCCAGTCTGCTGAGCCAGAAAATATGATTTCGCCACAACCATCTTCCAGTTCCAGTGATGTTTCCTCTGTCACAGAAGTCTCAGCTGCATTGACTGATGATAATCACCGGGACATGATAACCATGAAAGGCGAAAACATGGAGCTTTCGGAAACATTCCCCGAAATCGACGACAGTTTCTGGTCTGAGGCACTCTCAGCTGATAATTCCAGCATCCCATTGGAATTTCCAGAGGCCACAAATGATCAAGCACAACCCCAATTTCCAATCACTGAAAACGATTCAGGGGAGTTGGGTTTTACTTTTGGTCCAAACATGGATGATGGCATGGAGTTTTGGTACGACCTTTTCATTAAAGCTGGCCATGGGGACACACCGAAGTTACCAGAATTTTGA
- the LOC109946586 gene encoding uncharacterized protein LOC109946586 yields MARLQEHNNFLSSKVDETQQLLHQQQPRNIQTTRSSESLQTPCGKNKRGKVAKATPTPSRELVVPAPKDQPHIPRKVYSDCRHRLNDRERRANDREAERERSPIGIGARIRDSRMKILGDKSPIRKVRGLDPTESSESEYIPTKTHTSTYRSATPSRCAGDNSLGLQRQSEDYGAEEIPSRDPIVRLLFQKVQKMENDNARSQEPEWGKLRPGPFTRRIRDSRQDREVQQLRIPFYTGTEDPLTHLHSFQSAIGCKGLSDEGQCLLFPSSLTGASLNWFYRLEPETVASFDELKQIFLNHFMIQTDRLYSADDLYTIRQREDEPLREYAARFSHEYSRCPETDDRAAYGAFKSGLQSSHFRYLVHSSNWRTYNELMKQAAIHAKAEYFNSKPTISAPRGDAEPSAYPAKAPPYERVDTFSAGHKRKDDRADRREHSKKGIVITAARSSPY; encoded by the coding sequence ATGGCGAGGCTTCAGGAACACAACAACTTTCTTTCGTCCAAGGTGGACGAAACCCAGCAGCTGCTTCACCAGCAGCAACCGCGGAACATCCAGACAACTCGCTCCTCCGAGAGCTTGCAGACCCCCTGTGGGAAGAACAAACGCGGGAAGGTAGCGAAGGCAACGCCCACACCTTCCAGAGAGCTAGTAGTTCCGGCACCAAAGGATCAGCCGCACATCCCCAGGAAAGTCTACTCCGATTGCCGACATAGGCTAAACGATCGGGAACGTCGCGCTAACGATCgggaggcagagagagagaggtctcCGATCGGTATTGGCGCTCGAATAAGGGACTCACGGATGAAAATCCTAGGAGACAAGTCGCCTATTCGGAAGGTCAGAGGACTAGATCCTACCGAGTCGTCGGAATCCGAGTACATCCCTACCAAGACACACACTTCCACCTACCGTTCGGCAACACCTTCACGGTGTGCGGGAGATAATTCACTGGGCCTACAACGACAATCGGAAGATTACGGCGCCGAAGAAATCCCTAGCCGAGACCCCATTGTCCGACTCCTTTTTCAGAAAGTCCAGAAGATGGAAAACGACAACGCTCGCTCCCAAGAACCGGAATGGGGAAAGCTTCGACCTGGACCATTCACCAGGCGCATCCGGGATTCTCGGCAGGACAGGGAGGTGCAGCAACTGCGTATACCGTTCTATACGGGAACGGAGGACCCCCTAACACACCTCCACTCATTTCAGTCCGCCATCGGATGCAAAGGCCTGAGCGATGAAGGGCAGTGCCTGCTATTCCCGTCCTCCCTTACCGGGGCGTCCCTGAACTGGTTCTACCGGTTGGAGCCGGAAACGGTAGCCTCCTTCGACGAGCTGAAGCAGATTTTCCTCAACCACTTCATGATCCAAACGGACCGTCTCTACTCCGCCGATGATCTGTACACGATTCGGCAAAGAGAGGACGAACCGTTGAGAGAATACGCGGCGCGCTTTAGTCATGAGTACTCAAGGTGTCCAGAAACAGATGATAGGGCAGCCTACGGCGCCTTTAAGAGCGGCCTTCAGTCCTCGCATTTCCGATACCTAGTACACAGCAGCAACTGGCGCACGTACAACGAACTGATGAAGCAGGCGGCAATCCACGCAAAGGCCGAATACTTCAACTCGAAACCCACGATTTCGGCACCACGAGGAGATGCGGAACCAAGTGCCTATCCTGCAAAGGCGCCACCCTACGAGCGAGTCGACACCTTCTCGGCGGGTCATAAGAGGAAAGACGACCGCGCCGATCGAAGGGAGCACTCGAAGAAAGGAATCGTGATCACGGCAGCGAGATCTTCACCCTACTGA